The following proteins are co-located in the Flavobacterium sp. CECT 9288 genome:
- a CDS encoding UDP-2,3-diacylglucosamine diphosphatase — MQLPNNKKIYFASDQHFGAPTPDLSYPREQKFVAWLDEIKSDAEALFLLGDLFDFWFEYKTVVPKGFIRVLGKLAELRDSGIPIYFFVGNHDLWMADYFQKELNIPVFHDNQEYTFGDKTFLIGHGDGKGPGDLGYKRMKKVFTNPFFKWLFRWLHPDIGVKLAQYLSVKNKLISGDEDVTFLGEDKEWLILYSKRKLETKHYNYLIFGHRHLPMKVSVGENAEYVNLGDWIVYFTYGVFDGETFEIKKYDTK, encoded by the coding sequence ATGCAATTACCCAACAACAAAAAAATATATTTTGCGTCTGATCAACATTTTGGAGCTCCTACGCCTGACTTGAGTTATCCAAGAGAACAAAAGTTTGTAGCGTGGCTTGACGAAATTAAAAGTGATGCCGAAGCTCTTTTTTTATTAGGCGATTTATTTGATTTTTGGTTCGAATACAAAACAGTAGTTCCAAAAGGTTTCATCCGTGTTTTGGGTAAACTAGCAGAACTTCGTGATAGTGGCATTCCTATCTATTTCTTTGTGGGAAATCACGATTTGTGGATGGCCGATTATTTCCAGAAGGAATTGAACATTCCAGTTTTTCATGACAATCAAGAATACACTTTTGGAGACAAAACATTCCTTATTGGCCACGGAGACGGAAAAGGACCTGGCGATTTAGGGTACAAACGCATGAAAAAAGTGTTTACCAATCCGTTTTTCAAATGGCTTTTCAGATGGTTGCATCCGGATATTGGAGTGAAATTGGCACAATATTTATCGGTCAAAAACAAACTGATTTCCGGTGATGAAGATGTGACTTTTCTTGGCGAAGATAAAGAATGGCTTATTCTGTATTCCAAAAGAAAACTAGAAACCAAGCATTACAATTACCTTATTTTTGGTCACCGCCATTTACCGATGAAAGTTTCTGTTGGCGAAAATGCCGAGTATGTCAACTTAGGAGATTGGATTGTATATTTTACCTATGGCGTTTTTGATGGTGAAACTTTCGAAATTAAAAAGTACGATACAAAGTAG
- a CDS encoding 6-carboxytetrahydropterin synthase encodes MSNIRITKQFSFETGHALYGYDGKCKNVHGHSYKLSVTVIGTPITDRSNVKFGMVIDFTDLKKIVKEEIVDQFDHATVFNGTTPHIDLANELINRGHHVILVDYQPTSENMVIDFAQRISNRLPEGIALFSLKLQETESSFAEWYASDNVKSIL; translated from the coding sequence ATGAGCAATATCAGAATTACAAAACAATTTAGTTTCGAGACCGGTCATGCCTTGTATGGCTACGATGGCAAATGTAAAAATGTTCATGGACATAGTTATAAATTGTCAGTAACGGTAATTGGTACGCCAATTACTGACCGTTCTAATGTAAAATTCGGAATGGTAATTGACTTTACGGATTTAAAGAAAATTGTAAAAGAAGAAATTGTAGATCAGTTTGATCACGCTACAGTTTTCAACGGTACTACACCACATATTGATTTGGCTAACGAACTTATCAACCGCGGGCATCACGTAATTTTGGTGGATTATCAACCCACAAGTGAGAACATGGTTATTGATTTTGCGCAACGCATCAGTAATAGACTTCCAGAAGGTATTGCGCTGTTTTCGTTAAAATTACAAGAGACCGAATCCTCTTTTGCAGAATGGTATGCCAGTGATAATGTAAAATCCATTTTGTAA